A genomic region of [Eubacterium] eligens ATCC 27750 contains the following coding sequences:
- a CDS encoding PFL family protein, translating into MINIMEVTETNKMVEKENLDVRTITMGINLLDCAGPDLAEVNEKIYNKITTLAKDLVSTGEEIAKEFGVPIVNKRISITPISLVGSSACKTPEDYVTIAKTLDKAAHTVGVNFIGGYSAVVSKGMTKSDELLIRSIPQALAQTELICSSVNVGSTKTGINMDAVRLMGEIVKETAELTKDKDSLGCAKLVVLCNAPDDNPFMAGAFHGVTEDDAIINVGVSGPGVVKYALESVRGKSFEVLCETIKKTAFKITRVGQLVAQEASKRLGVPFGIIDLSLAPTPAVGDSVAEILEEIGLERAGAPGTTAALAMLNDQVKKGGVMASSYVGGLSGAFIPVSEDQGMIDAVNEGSLTIEKLEAMTCVCSVGLDMIAIPGDTPATTISGIIADEAAIGMVNQKTTAVRVIPVVGKGVGETVEFGGLLGYAPIMPVNKFDCSAFVNRVGRIPAPIHSFKN; encoded by the coding sequence ATGATTAATATTATGGAAGTTACAGAGACTAACAAAATGGTCGAGAAAGAGAACCTTGATGTAAGAACTATTACTATGGGTATTAATCTTCTTGACTGTGCTGGTCCTGATTTAGCTGAGGTTAATGAGAAAATATATAACAAAATCACAACTCTTGCTAAGGATTTAGTTTCAACCGGAGAAGAGATTGCAAAAGAATTCGGTGTTCCTATTGTTAATAAGAGAATATCAATTACACCTATTTCTCTTGTTGGTTCTTCTGCATGTAAGACACCTGAGGATTATGTTACTATTGCGAAAACTCTTGATAAAGCGGCTCATACTGTTGGTGTTAATTTCATTGGTGGTTATTCAGCAGTTGTATCAAAAGGTATGACTAAGAGTGATGAACTTTTAATAAGATCAATTCCACAGGCACTTGCACAGACAGAGCTTATATGCAGTTCTGTTAATGTCGGTTCAACAAAGACTGGTATTAACATGGATGCAGTAAGACTTATGGGCGAGATAGTTAAAGAGACAGCAGAACTTACTAAGGATAAAGATTCTTTAGGATGTGCCAAGCTTGTTGTGTTATGTAATGCCCCTGATGATAATCCTTTCATGGCTGGTGCATTCCACGGTGTTACAGAAGATGATGCAATTATAAATGTTGGTGTCAGCGGTCCTGGTGTTGTTAAATACGCACTTGAGAGTGTAAGAGGAAAGAGTTTTGAGGTTCTTTGCGAAACTATCAAGAAGACAGCATTTAAGATTACAAGAGTTGGACAGCTTGTTGCACAGGAGGCTTCTAAGAGACTCGGTGTACCTTTTGGTATTATTGACCTTTCACTTGCACCAACTCCTGCTGTTGGAGATTCAGTAGCAGAGATTCTTGAAGAAATCGGACTTGAGAGAGCCGGAGCACCTGGTACTACAGCTGCACTTGCAATGCTTAATGATCAGGTTAAGAAGGGCGGTGTTATGGCATCTTCTTATGTAGGCGGACTTAGTGGAGCATTCATCCCTGTATCAGAGGATCAGGGAATGATTGACGCGGTTAATGAAGGTTCACTTACAATTGAAAAGCTTGAAGCCATGACATGTGTATGCTCAGTTGGTCTTGATATGATAGCTATTCCAGGTGACACACCTGCAACAACAATTTCAGGGATTATTGCTGATGAAGCAGCTATTGGCATGGTAAACCAGAAGACAACAGCTGTAAGAGTTATTCCTGTTGTAGGAAAGGGCGTTGGAGAGACAGTAGAATTTGGCGGACTCTTAGGTTATGCACCTATTATGCCTGTTAATAAATTTGACTGTTCTGCATTCGTGAACAGAGTAGGAAGAATTCCTGCACCAATCCACAGCTTTAAGAACTAA
- a CDS encoding ACT domain-containing protein: MKKCVITVVGKDTVGIIARVCTYLADTKVNILDISQTIVSGYFNMMMIVDMSGSIKNFDNVNEDLNKLGEDIGVVIKCQREEIFDMMHRI, translated from the coding sequence ATGAAAAAATGTGTAATTACTGTTGTAGGAAAAGATACTGTTGGTATTATTGCCAGAGTATGTACTTATCTTGCTGATACAAAGGTTAATATCCTTGATATCTCACAGACTATTGTTTCAGGATATTTTAATATGATGATGATTGTTGATATGTCTGGTTCTATAAAGAATTTTGACAATGTTAATGAAGATCTTAATAAGCTTGGCGAAGATATTGGTGTTGTAATTAAATGCCAGCGTGAAGAAATATTTGACATGATGCACCGTATCTAA